The candidate division WOR-3 bacterium genome window below encodes:
- a CDS encoding FprA family A-type flavoprotein, translating to MVWELKPNIFGLGAIDWDRRLFDELIPLPEGTSYNAYLIRDKKIALIDTVDPRKREELIGNLKELGIKKIDYLIAHHAEQDHSGVIPDILALYPEAKVVGSEKCQEMLSDLLSVPKERFLVVKDGDTLSLGEKTLEFLSTPWVHWPETIVSYLREDKVLFSCDFFGSHLATSDFYVKDEPRVAQAAKRYYAEIMMPFRSAIKKHLEKLAKYEVSLIAPSHGPVYPKPDFIINLYKDWVSERVANEVVLIYVSMHYSTKALVDYFISALMRRGLTVKPFNLTVTDIGELAMALVDCATLVIASPTVLAGSHPLVFYAVYLTNALKPKVRFAGVFGSYGWGGKMVEMIKETLGNLKVEFLEPVLVKGYPKEGDFSSLEKLADEILRKHKEIGIC from the coding sequence ATGGTTTGGGAGTTAAAGCCTAATATTTTCGGCTTGGGTGCGATTGATTGGGATAGGAGGCTATTTGATGAGTTAATCCCTTTACCGGAGGGAACAAGTTATAATGCCTATTTGATTAGGGATAAGAAGATTGCCCTGATTGACACCGTTGACCCAAGAAAAAGAGAGGAGTTAATTGGTAATTTGAAAGAATTGGGGATCAAGAAGATTGATTACCTTATCGCCCACCATGCGGAACAGGACCATTCCGGAGTAATTCCCGATATTTTGGCTTTATATCCCGAGGCAAAGGTGGTGGGGAGTGAGAAGTGCCAGGAGATGCTCTCTGATTTACTCTCTGTGCCCAAGGAGCGTTTTTTAGTGGTAAAGGATGGTGATACCTTATCTTTGGGAGAGAAGACTTTGGAGTTTCTCTCTACCCCTTGGGTTCACTGGCCCGAGACGATTGTCAGTTATTTAAGGGAAGATAAGGTTCTTTTCTCTTGCGATTTCTTTGGTTCCCATCTGGCAACGAGCGATTTTTATGTGAAAGATGAGCCACGTGTGGCGCAAGCGGCGAAGCGGTATTATGCGGAGATTATGATGCCCTTTCGAAGTGCGATTAAGAAACATCTGGAAAAGTTGGCAAAATATGAGGTCAGTCTGATTGCTCCCAGTCACGGTCCGGTCTATCCCAAGCCCGATTTTATTATTAATCTCTACAAGGATTGGGTTAGCGAGCGAGTGGCAAACGAAGTAGTTTTAATTTACGTCTCAATGCATTACAGTACCAAGGCGCTGGTTGATTATTTTATTTCCGCTCTGATGCGCCGGGGATTGACGGTCAAGCCTTTCAATCTGACAGTGACCGATATCGGGGAATTGGCGATGGCATTAGTTGATTGTGCGACGTTGGTTATCGCTTCCCCTACGGTCCTAGCTGGTTCCCATCCTTTGGTTTTCTATGCGGTCTATTTAACTAATGCCTTAAAGCCGAAGGTGCGGTTTGCCGGAGTTTTTGGTTCTTATGGTTGGGGTGGCAAGATGGTAGAGATGATTAAAGAGACACTGGGGAACTTAAAGGTTGAGTTTCTGGAACCAGTGCTCGTTAAGGGTTATCCAAAGGAAGGAGATTTTTCTTCTTTGGAAAAATTGGCGGATGAGATTTTAAGAAAACATAAAGAAATTGGAATTTGTTGA
- a CDS encoding DUF2284 domain-containing protein: MSLRRFTMPLKDYERYVKRGKDLGAKDCKIIATKTIITGEWVRLKCQYGCDEYGKRFTCPPYSPTPEYTNKMLTYYQYGILIHSDKWREISRIVAQLEREIFLDGYYKAFGMGAGPCRLCRRCGRFCRFPELARPSMEACGIDVYATVRNNKFPIEVLRKRELTGNYYGLVLIE, translated from the coding sequence ATGAGTTTAAGGAGATTTACGATGCCCTTAAAAGATTATGAGAGGTATGTGAAGAGAGGAAAGGATTTGGGGGCAAAAGACTGTAAAATTATCGCCACCAAGACTATTATCACCGGGGAATGGGTGAGATTGAAGTGTCAATACGGTTGCGATGAGTACGGTAAGAGATTCACCTGCCCCCCTTATTCACCAACTCCGGAATATACCAATAAGATGCTTACCTATTACCAATATGGGATCTTAATTCATAGTGATAAATGGCGAGAGATTAGTAGGATTGTTGCCCAATTGGAAAGGGAAATTTTCCTTGATGGCTATTATAAGGCATTCGGGATGGGGGCTGGTCCCTGTCGGCTCTGCCGGCGTTGTGGTAGGTTTTGTCGGTTTCCGGAATTGGCAAGACCTTCAATGGAGGCATGCGGGATTGATGTCTACGCCACGGTTCGGAATAATAAGTTTCCGATTGAAGTTTTAAGGAAAAGGGAACTTACCGGCAACTACTATGGCTTGGTCCTAATTGAATAA
- a CDS encoding T9SS type A sorting domain-containing protein, whose translation MIATESTAIHPYRRIYALFYDEQTNRNRFYYLDCNIIYNQPFPRWIELPSLPGSPINTGVSLAFHSIPASWQNLIFVIKGENNREFWVYNIDGEFWKRLEDIPINPSNYVSLEAGGYTFWNDYPCVSVYLRDNPDDQFWRYHYPYIPLIQTPITWWERLKPSGSPSQSPSQMAYDPGRKSMYVIVSATVNGANLKEYIISDNKWVNRPRWGYRTGFGLQLAARGVVGAERFPSNTEVETLYYLRGDATKDFDDYLTRDTTWSPRPSDPLKKVYLGSGLAYGSLRYYGYLMEGMWAFFGDNTDTFGFFYPEGEGFGGGQSSFDKREEKSFLVLCDQKARWVKFFHPNSQLEIYNSLGEVIYRTSVIGEGKWDYRNFPSGLYFYKLKSTGFSRTGKIAIYR comes from the coding sequence ATGATTGCCACTGAGTCAACAGCCATCCATCCTTACAGAAGGATTTATGCCCTATTCTACGACGAGCAGACCAATAGGAACCGATTTTATTACTTGGACTGCAATATTATTTATAACCAACCGTTCCCAAGGTGGATTGAATTGCCTTCTCTTCCGGGAAGTCCGATAAATACCGGAGTGAGCCTTGCTTTCCACTCAATTCCTGCCTCCTGGCAAAATCTCATCTTTGTGATAAAGGGAGAGAACAATAGGGAGTTTTGGGTCTACAATATAGATGGTGAGTTTTGGAAACGTTTAGAAGATATCCCAATTAATCCAAGCAACTATGTTTCTCTGGAAGCAGGTGGCTACACATTTTGGAATGACTATCCTTGTGTTTCGGTCTATCTTCGGGATAATCCTGACGACCAATTCTGGCGATATCATTACCCTTATATCCCACTCATTCAAACTCCAATCACTTGGTGGGAAAGGTTAAAACCAAGTGGGAGTCCATCTCAGTCTCCTTCCCAAATGGCATACGACCCAGGCCGGAAATCAATGTATGTTATTGTCAGCGCAACAGTGAACGGAGCGAATTTGAAGGAATATATTATCTCAGATAATAAATGGGTCAATAGACCTCGGTGGGGATATCGTACCGGTTTTGGTCTACAACTGGCAGCACGAGGTGTGGTTGGTGCGGAAAGGTTTCCTTCTAATACCGAGGTAGAGACCCTTTACTATCTTCGCGGAGATGCTACTAAGGATTTTGACGACTATCTCACACGAGATACCACCTGGAGTCCACGCCCGAGCGACCCATTAAAAAAGGTTTATTTAGGTTCTGGTCTCGCCTATGGTTCATTAAGGTATTACGGATATTTAATGGAAGGGATGTGGGCATTTTTTGGCGATAATACCGATACCTTTGGTTTCTTCTATCCGGAGGGAGAAGGTTTTGGCGGTGGCCAGTCGTCCTTTGACAAAAGGGAGGAAAAATCATTTTTAGTCCTTTGCGACCAAAAGGCGAGGTGGGTGAAATTCTTCCACCCCAATTCTCAATTAGAGATTTATAACAGCCTGGGAGAGGTTATATACCGAACTTCGGTGATTGGTGAGGGGAAATGGGATTATCGGAACTTTCCTTCTGGTCTCTATTTCTATAAACTGAAATCAACTGGTTTCTCTCGGACCGGTAAAATAGCAATTTATCGTTAA
- a CDS encoding flavin reductase family protein, which translates to MNLQALFQISYGMYIIGSKKGERINGQIANTVFQITAQPPTIAVSINKENLTHQYIRESSVFTVSVLAQETPFPFIGKFGFKSGRDVDKFSGVSYQLGKTGAPIVLENTLAYLEAEVVNSFDCGTHTLFLGKVIEGEIIKEGEPLTYAYYYKVKKGKSPKTAPTYTGG; encoded by the coding sequence ATGAATTTACAAGCCCTTTTCCAGATTAGTTACGGGATGTATATTATCGGTTCTAAGAAAGGGGAAAGGATTAATGGGCAGATTGCCAATACCGTATTTCAGATAACTGCCCAACCACCAACGATTGCGGTGAGTATCAATAAGGAGAACCTGACCCACCAGTATATTAGGGAGAGTTCGGTCTTTACGGTCTCGGTTTTGGCACAAGAGACCCCCTTCCCTTTCATCGGTAAGTTCGGTTTTAAGTCCGGCCGGGATGTTGATAAGTTTTCTGGAGTCTCTTATCAATTAGGGAAGACCGGGGCACCGATCGTTTTGGAAAATACCCTTGCCTATTTAGAAGCAGAAGTGGTCAATAGTTTTGACTGCGGAACCCATACCCTTTTTCTTGGGAAAGTGATTGAAGGTGAGATAATTAAGGAAGGAGAACCTTTGACCTATGCCTATTACTATAAGGTGAAGAAAGGGAAATCACCAAAGACCGCACCAACTTATACGGGAGGTTAA
- a CDS encoding cupin domain-containing protein has translation MNRFWRCTVCGYIHKGLAPPEKCPNCGAPKEKFIEVEPNFEEFHLFYGQKVSYGKEVDVNPFFGDFSVIAPYIYNLPVGKKVKLHKHPTTDELFFVIRGKVKFQVAGKEIIAKEGDLVKGPMDIPHSFENISEEPVIFLSVKAPKPVDLVWLE, from the coding sequence ATGAACCGATTCTGGCGCTGCACGGTCTGCGGCTATATCCATAAAGGGTTGGCACCACCGGAAAAATGTCCGAATTGCGGGGCGCCGAAGGAGAAGTTTATTGAGGTGGAACCGAATTTTGAAGAGTTCCATCTCTTTTATGGACAGAAGGTCTCCTACGGCAAAGAGGTTGATGTCAACCCTTTCTTTGGCGATTTTTCCGTAATTGCCCCTTATATCTATAATCTACCGGTTGGGAAGAAGGTTAAATTACATAAGCATCCGACAACCGATGAACTCTTTTTTGTCATTCGGGGAAAGGTTAAATTCCAGGTGGCGGGAAAGGAGATCATCGCGAAAGAAGGGGATTTGGTAAAAGGTCCGATGGATATTCCCCATTCCTTTGAGAATATAAGTGAGGAGCCGGTGATCTTCCTTTCGGTTAAGGCGCCCAAACCGGTGGACTTGGTCTGGTTGGAATAA
- a CDS encoding DUF2703 domain-containing protein → MKKKILNIKWQRLVVKGKTCPRCKGTEKEINKAIATLRKLLIPLGVKVSLKKEGLSLAEFKKNPLKSNRLWINNRPIEDYLKGEVGQSSCCEVCGTEECRTIKVEKEEYEIIPSVLIIKAGLDAVHNWLGKNKIKKE, encoded by the coding sequence ATGAAGAAGAAAATCTTAAATATTAAATGGCAGAGATTAGTCGTTAAAGGGAAAACTTGCCCGAGATGTAAAGGGACGGAGAAGGAGATTAATAAGGCAATCGCCACTCTCCGAAAATTGCTCATACCCTTGGGGGTTAAAGTTTCCTTAAAGAAGGAGGGGCTTTCCTTAGCAGAGTTCAAAAAGAATCCCCTTAAGTCAAATCGCTTATGGATTAATAACCGACCGATAGAAGATTATCTTAAAGGGGAGGTTGGGCAAAGTTCTTGCTGTGAGGTTTGCGGAACGGAGGAGTGTCGGACAATCAAAGTGGAAAAAGAGGAATACGAAATAATCCCTTCGGTGCTGATTATTAAAGCGGGGCTTGATGCGGTTCACAATTGGTTGGGGAAGAATAAGATTAAAAAGGAATAA
- a CDS encoding DUF763 domain-containing protein, with the protein MRQVLELPLHYGSAPPWLFERMKRLASAILEVMVREFGPEEVIRRLADPFWFQSLGCLLGFDWHSSGLTTTVCAALKEAVKGKEKDFGIIIAGGKGKTSRKTPEELRGYGERFGMKADELIFASKISAKVDSAALQDGYNLYHHTFISTLKNQWAVIQQGMNEETRKARRYHWLKEDLKDFVCEPHKAIISEAKGSALNMVAQESENARKVSTLIACDNPERTIKELSKILQLPDRHFLTKEDISPNRIKKILLKTYNNPPKDFLQLLKTEGVGPKTIRALALISDVIYGAKPSYTDPFVYSFAHGGKDGYPYRIKKEDYDKSIKIWESAIKLAKLGREEKLLALRRLSRMFR; encoded by the coding sequence ATGCGGCAGGTATTGGAACTTCCCCTCCATTACGGTAGCGCCCCTCCCTGGTTATTTGAGCGGATGAAAAGATTAGCCTCCGCCATCTTAGAGGTTATGGTAAGGGAATTCGGTCCTGAGGAAGTGATTAGGCGCCTTGCCGACCCTTTCTGGTTTCAAAGTCTTGGCTGCCTTTTAGGTTTTGATTGGCACTCTTCTGGTTTAACAACCACAGTCTGCGCCGCCTTAAAAGAGGCGGTCAAGGGCAAAGAGAAGGATTTCGGAATTATCATTGCTGGTGGTAAAGGGAAGACTTCCCGCAAGACCCCTGAGGAATTGAGAGGGTATGGAGAAAGGTTTGGCATGAAAGCGGATGAATTAATCTTTGCTTCCAAAATCTCCGCCAAAGTAGATTCTGCTGCTTTGCAAGATGGTTATAACTTATACCACCACACATTCATCTCTACCCTAAAAAATCAATGGGCGGTAATCCAACAGGGGATGAACGAAGAGACAAGAAAGGCGAGGAGATACCATTGGCTAAAAGAAGACCTAAAAGACTTTGTTTGCGAACCCCATAAGGCAATAATCTCCGAGGCGAAGGGTTCTGCTTTGAATATGGTTGCCCAAGAGAGTGAAAACGCAAGAAAGGTTTCAACCTTAATCGCTTGCGACAATCCAGAAAGAACAATTAAGGAATTGAGTAAAATTCTCCAATTACCAGACAGGCATTTCTTAACTAAAGAAGATATTTCACCAAATAGAATAAAGAAGATTTTATTAAAGACCTATAACAATCCCCCGAAGGATTTTCTCCAATTATTAAAGACCGAAGGGGTTGGTCCAAAAACGATTCGCGCCTTAGCCTTAATCTCCGATGTCATTTATGGCGCCAAACCAAGTTATACCGACCCCTTTGTCTATTCCTTTGCCCACGGGGGCAAGGATGGTTATCCCTATCGGATAAAAAAAGAAGATTATGATAAGTCAATCAAAATCTGGGAAAGTGCCATAAAATTAGCCAAATTAGGCAGAGAAGAAAAACTCTTAGCCCTTCGCCGTTTAAGCCGGATGTTTCGTTAA
- a CDS encoding GNAT family N-acetyltransferase, whose translation MKIGMSLEIAELKEKNLSNGPEWPSHPFSGQYCLYWEFPKGCLDPKKEKKEEMREKKLNWLRETRMVFGNCGMIAYLNEKPVGYAQYAPPEFLPQAFSYPIKPSKDAVLLSCLFIPQKEYRRLGIGREILKRIIADLEKRKVKALEAFARKGKEENPSGPVEFYLRNGFRIYKDDKEFPLLKLDL comes from the coding sequence ATGAAGATAGGGATGTCGCTGGAAATTGCCGAACTTAAGGAAAAGAATTTAAGCAATGGCCCAGAATGGCCTAGTCATCCTTTCAGTGGTCAGTATTGTCTCTATTGGGAGTTTCCTAAAGGATGTCTTGACCCGAAGAAAGAGAAGAAGGAAGAGATGAGAGAAAAGAAGTTAAATTGGCTAAGAGAGACAAGAATGGTCTTTGGCAACTGCGGAATGATTGCCTATCTAAATGAAAAACCAGTAGGCTATGCCCAATACGCCCCACCGGAATTTTTACCCCAGGCGTTTAGTTATCCAATAAAACCGAGTAAGGATGCGGTATTGCTCTCTTGCCTTTTTATTCCCCAAAAGGAGTATAGGCGGTTGGGAATCGGCAGAGAAATCCTTAAAAGAATAATTGCCGATTTGGAGAAAAGAAAGGTGAAGGCATTAGAAGCCTTTGCCCGAAAGGGAAAGGAAGAGAACCCTTCCGGACCAGTTGAGTTTTATTTGAGGAACGGATTTCGGATATATAAAGATGATAAAGAATTTCCCCTTTTGAAATTAGATCTATGA
- a CDS encoding ferritin-like domain-containing protein: MASKKLLTSLNLAIARELQVAIQYMWQHVLWEGVPGFAVKDELKKIAITEMKHAEMIAERLVYLGGEPTTKPEPIFVGKTLRDMLKQDVKDEEGAIKLYKEIIKTACEEDDHVTCDLFKKILADEEEHHDTFTGLLRGL, translated from the coding sequence ATGGCTTCTAAAAAACTACTTACTTCCTTAAACCTGGCAATTGCCCGAGAACTCCAGGTTGCCATTCAGTATATGTGGCAACATGTCCTCTGGGAAGGGGTGCCGGGCTTTGCGGTGAAAGATGAGTTAAAAAAGATTGCCATCACCGAGATGAAACATGCGGAGATGATTGCGGAGCGACTGGTCTATCTCGGCGGCGAACCGACTACGAAACCGGAACCGATTTTTGTCGGCAAAACCTTAAGGGATATGCTGAAGCAGGATGTGAAGGATGAGGAAGGCGCGATAAAACTCTATAAGGAGATAATTAAAACCGCTTGCGAAGAAGACGACCATGTTACCTGCGACCTCTTTAAGAAGATTTTAGCAGACGAAGAAGAACACCACGATACCTTCACCGGTCTCTTGCGAGGACTTTAA
- the rsmA gene encoding 16S rRNA (adenine(1518)-N(6)/adenine(1519)-N(6))-dimethyltransferase RsmA codes for MGKGYFVAKRSLGQSFLKSKKVAERLVSALNLKEGELVLEIGPGKGILTEFLIKYPVRVIAIEIDKRLVLFLKEKFKGVENLEIREGDILKYEFPERGLKVIGNIPYSISSPLLFHLFSHWESWRIAVLTLQREFASRLLAKPKSKEYSALTLISEIYAEKRRLFPIPAKFFKPEPMVQSLAIILCRRERPIFLDPDFINFIKISFSHRRKILANNLREYLRGEISLTELKDFLKEAGFSPNIRPEELSLDEFKEIYDALKRL; via the coding sequence ATGGGAAAAGGATATTTCGTTGCTAAAAGGAGTCTGGGGCAATCATTTCTCAAATCAAAAAAGGTTGCCGAGAGATTGGTCTCCGCCTTAAACTTAAAAGAAGGGGAACTGGTCTTAGAGATTGGTCCGGGAAAAGGGATTTTGACCGAATTCTTGATTAAATATCCGGTGCGGGTGATCGCGATTGAGATTGATAAGCGATTGGTCTTATTCTTAAAGGAGAAGTTTAAGGGGGTGGAGAATTTGGAGATTAGAGAAGGGGATATATTAAAATACGAGTTTCCGGAAAGGGGGTTAAAGGTAATCGGTAATATCCCTTATTCTATCTCTTCCCCTCTGCTCTTTCACCTCTTTTCTCATTGGGAGAGTTGGCGGATTGCGGTCTTAACCTTACAGAGAGAGTTTGCCTCTCGTCTTTTAGCCAAGCCGAAGAGTAAGGAATATTCCGCCTTGACTTTAATTTCTGAGATCTATGCCGAGAAGAGAAGGCTCTTTCCCATCCCAGCAAAATTCTTTAAGCCCGAGCCAATGGTTCAATCCTTAGCCATCATCTTATGCCGGAGGGAGAGGCCGATCTTCTTAGACCCTGATTTTATCAACTTCATTAAAATCTCTTTCTCGCACCGGAGGAAGATATTGGCTAATAATCTTCGTGAGTATCTCCGGGGGGAGATCTCCCTTACCGAATTGAAAGATTTCTTAAAGGAGGCAGGCTTTTCGCCAAACATAAGACCTGAGGAGTTAAGTTTGGATGAGTTTAAGGAGATTTACGATGCCCTTAAAAGATTATGA
- a CDS encoding TatD family hydrolase, producing the protein MTLFDSHCHLTDTRLLSEVESILVRAEEAGVRYILSCGTDTPDNFKTISLAKRSPLILSGVGFHPHSADEFTEGDLFKIEEILKREKVYCLGEIGLDFYKNYSRKENQIKVFKNLVKVAQKYNLPMSIHSRSAFSETIAVLKEIGYFNGVFHCFSGSWEMAKLILDLGFYISFSGSITYDASRLREVIKKIPEERILIETDAPYLAPVPFRGKRNEPSYLSYILKAIAEIKGLEENKMAEVIMENGKRIFRC; encoded by the coding sequence ATTACTCTTTTTGATAGCCACTGCCATCTAACTGATACTCGTTTACTCTCAGAGGTTGAATCTATTTTAGTCCGAGCCGAAGAGGCAGGGGTAAGATATATCCTTTCTTGTGGTACTGATACCCCGGATAACTTTAAGACTATCTCTTTAGCCAAGAGGTCTCCTTTAATTCTATCCGGGGTTGGTTTCCATCCCCATTCTGCTGATGAATTTACCGAAGGGGATTTATTTAAGATAGAAGAGATTCTTAAGAGAGAAAAGGTCTATTGCCTGGGTGAGATCGGCCTTGATTTCTACAAGAACTATTCCCGAAAGGAAAATCAGATAAAGGTCTTTAAGAACCTGGTGAAAGTTGCCCAGAAATATAACTTACCGATGTCCATCCATTCCCGTTCCGCCTTCTCGGAAACGATAGCGGTCTTAAAGGAAATTGGTTATTTTAATGGGGTCTTCCATTGTTTTTCCGGTAGTTGGGAGATGGCAAAATTGATTTTAGATTTGGGATTTTATATCTCTTTTTCCGGCTCTATCACCTATGATGCCTCAAGACTTAGGGAAGTGATCAAGAAGATACCCGAAGAGAGGATTTTGATTGAAACCGATGCCCCTTATTTAGCACCGGTTCCTTTTCGGGGGAAGAGAAACGAGCCTTCCTATCTCTCCTATATCTTAAAGGCGATTGCCGAGATAAAAGGGTTAGAAGAAAATAAGATGGCAGAGGTGATAATGGAGAATGGGAAAAGGATATTTCGTTGCTAA